A single Anopheles funestus chromosome 2RL, idAnoFuneDA-416_04, whole genome shotgun sequence DNA region contains:
- the LOC125775168 gene encoding tektin-2: MSNKAAVTFEKPLQHLSLADWHSRLTQLKNVAYTQRSDAFELRHSARNLRNETRIETHWDTYHNNDRLSDRVAELDRWREKMRIMLQRTVDEIQALKEEKSNTERDLDGHITPLTVVTECIGMRDCRLGSELTYDDGDTELKNELCIVENNQRLLRDQNQAAWEQLNRLQEVKFKLELDLTDKDEAQSIDSHQLQVDQHCGDVSFKTDPTRVPRDSCTYGNWLEYCEELVALAESTLSDSFSIRESLFATREKARNILRAQQDRTAHTLRKRIFETQRARNELEYQLGKMKEEMAKCLREIETLERAHDQKTEALKVVETRLENRAQRSGMELCIDESYHGLCDEVQKLRDTIKTLRAKIDATKTTYNALRDHANKIDQDLQNKQHSLMTDIRALDLRGRLKTGEFGGLATQTDRNIHLSRVEDEIPKT; encoded by the exons ATGTCCAACAAAGCCGCAGTTACGTTTGAGAAACCGCTCCAGCATCTTAGCCTCGCGGATTGGCATTCCCGGTTGACCCAGCTGAAAAATGTAGCCTACACGCAGCGTTCGGATGCGTTCGAGCTACGGCATTCGGCACGCAACCTTCGCAATGAAACCCGCATCGAGACGCACTGGGACACGTACCACAACAATGACCGGCTGTCCGATCGTGTGGCGGAGCTGGATCGTTGGCGGGAGAAGATGCGCATCATGCTACAGCGTACGGTGGACGAAATCCAGGCCCTCAAGGAGGAAAAGTCCAACACCGAGCGTGACCTGGACGGTCACATTACACCGCTGACGGTGGTGACGGAGTGTATCGGTATGAGGGACTGTCGGTTGGGATCGGAGCTAACCTACGATGATGGCGATACCGAGCTGAAGAACGAGCTGTGCATCGTGGAGAACAACCAGCGGCTACTGCGTGACCAGAACCAAGCCGCCTGGGAGCAGCTGAATCGGCTGCAGGAGGTCAAGTTCAAGCTGGAGCTCGATCTGACCGATAAGGATGAGGCGCAATCGATCGATTCGCACCAGCTGCAGGTGGACCAGCACTGTGGAGATGTTTCCTTCAAGACGGATCCAACGCGTGTCCCCAGGGA CTCCTGCACGTACGGTAACTGGCTGGAGTACTGCGAAGAGCTGGTGGCGCTCGCCGAAAGCACACTGTCCGATTCCTTCTCCATCCGGGAGTCACTGTTTGCGACGCGTGAGAAAGCTCGCAACATTCTACGCGCCCAGCAGGACCGTACCGCGCACACACTGCGCAAGCGAATCTTCGAAACGCAACGAGCACGGAACGAACTCGAGTACCAGCTCGGGAAG aTGAAGGAAGAGATGGCCAAATGTCTCCGGGAGATCGAAACACTCGAACGTGCGCACGATCAGAAGACCGAAGCGTTGAAGGTGGTTGAAACGCGCCTGGAAAACCGTGCCCAACGTTCCGGCATGGAGCTGTGCATCGATGAATCGTACCATGGGTTGTGCGATGAGGTGCAGAAACTTCGCGACACGATCAAAACACTGCGCGCCAAGATCGACGCCACCAAGACGACGTACAACGCGCTGCGGGATCATGCGAACAAGATCGATCAGGATCTGCAGAACAAGCAGCATTCGCTGATGACCGACATCCGGGCGCTGGATTTACGCGGACGCTTAAAGACGGGCGAGTTCGGTGGACTAGCAACGCAAACGGATCGCAACATACATTTGTCACGCGTGGAGGATGAAATTCCCAAAACATAG